One Thunnus thynnus chromosome 18, fThuThy2.1, whole genome shotgun sequence genomic region harbors:
- the armc1l gene encoding armadillo repeat containing 1, like: MMDALSVVSQLRDLASEPQNRDVIVQDEGCLPGLVLFLDHKDPEVLFATLQTLRYLAELPPNIPIMKNELGMMVSLESLMAREGVSVDITALAQEVYDILCAPANPVRRTPETQRRKKSQFFINSSNKKAKSVTLHIQGLDSSDQRGLCEEALLKVKGVISFTFQMASKRCTVRIRSDLPTESLASAIAATKVLSAQQVVKNEAGEEVFIPLSSSGVEVQQNTAIPDYLPEEEENQESEVDRAISRTTAKDDSNGSWLSSAASFLTKTFYW; this comes from the exons ATGATGGACGCACTGTCGGTGGTGAGTCAGCTGCGGGACCTCGCCTCTGAGCCGCAGAACCGAGACGTGATAGTCCAGGATGAAGGTTGCCTACCAGGGCTGGTTCTTTTCCTGGACCACAAGGACCCAGAGGTGCTGTTTGCAACTCTGCAG ACTCTGCGCTACTTGGCTGAGTTGCCCCCCAACATCCCCATCATGAAGAATGAACTGGGTATGATGGTGAGCTTGGAGAGTCTAATGGCGAG GGAGGGCGTGTCTGTTGATATCACAGCCTTGGCGCAGGAGGTGTATGACATTTTGTGTGCACCTGCTAATCCTGTACGCCGCACACCTGAGACCCAGAGGAGAAAGAAATCACAATTCTTTATTAACTCGTCCAACAAGAAGGCCAAGTCTGTCACTCTGCACATCCAGGGGCTGGACAGCTCT GACCAGCGAGGCTTGTGTGAGGAGGCTCTTCTGAAGGTCAAGGGAGTGATCAGCTTCACTTTCCAGATGGCCTCCAAGAGATGCACCGTCCGCATTCGTTCAGATCTACCCACTGAG AGTCTGGCATCGGCCATCGCTGCCACCAAGGTGTTGTCAGCCCAACAGGTGGTGAAGAATGAGGCAGGAGAAGAG GTTTTTATCCCTCTTAGCTCATCTGGAGTAGAGGTGCAGCAAAACACAGCTATACCAGACTACCTcccagaggaagaggaaaaccAAGAGAGTGAGGTTGACCGCGCAATTTCCCGCACCACAGCCAAGGATGATTCTAACGGAAGCTGGCTCAGTTCTGCCGCCAGTTTCCTCACCAAGACCTTCTACTGGTGA
- the mtfr2 gene encoding mitochondrial fission regulator 2, which yields MSLLEDVLDVLRIVLEYFGVPPDMLVPVWDSQLCGQYRSIVRMIGTNLPLTPTPRVHFQIPLLTCRPHGYVDITVDTPAIPSFADVLWVFEDEGDSFAKTRNHLPPEKRRTVNRDVVRYPGPALRQAQGGDRSVRQSANPDALKKITALESELLKLRAQIAMIVTVGPASGLTESQNAAGTPLMSPAAPPALTSTPRCAAPPPPPPPPPPPPPPPCPSSTTETLSVLELIQQRRRNEKDLDKGQLKPQGSGSGGGSGVKGIPSMLDVLKDLNQVKLRSVERSPGGTPVRRRRSKGAALLNDPAALIAEALKRKFAHHRHNNSSDKENSLDLSPFGSPEMPKIPQHTRRSQGRIHL from the exons ATGTCTTTACTAGAGGATGTTCTGGATGTGCTGCGCATCGTGCTGGAGTATTTCGGGGTGCCTCCAGACATG CTGGTTCCAGTGTGGGACAGTCAGCTGTGCGGTCAGTATCGCAGCATCGTGCGGATGATTGGGACAAATCTCCCACTGACACCGACACCACGTGTTCACTTTCAG ATCCCTCTGCTCACCTGTAGGCCCCATGGATACGTCGACATTACTGTGGATACGCCTGCCATCCCCTCATTCGCTGATGTTCTGTGGGTGTTTGAGGATGAGGGGGACAGCTTTGCCAAGACCAG GAACCATTTACCTCCAGAGAAGCGAAGGACTGTAAATCGGGATGTGGTGAGATACCCAGGACCAGCACTGCGTCAAGCCCAGGGAGGAGACAGGTCTGTAAGACAATCAGCCAATCCAGACGCCCTGAAGAAAATCACAGCGCTGGAGAGCGAGCTGCTCAAACTACGAGCTCAGATAGCAATGATTGTTACTGTCGGTCCAGCCTCAG GTCTGACAGAGTCCCAGAACGCTGCAGGAACGCCACTGATGTCGCCTGCCGCACCGCCAGCTCTGACCTCCACGCCTCGCTGTgctgctcctccacctccaccgcccccacctcctcctcctcctcctcctccctgccctAGCTCCACCACTGAGACTTTATCTGTATTAGAGCTGATCCAACAGCGCAGGAGGAATGAGAAAGACCTTGACAAGGGTCAGCTCAAGCCCCAGGGCTCAGGCTCCGGTGGGGGTTCGGGAGTTAAAGGGATCCCCTCGATGCTGGATGTTCTCAAGGACTTAAATCAAGTTAAATTGCGCTCCGTGGAGAG ATCACCTGGGGGCACACCAGTCAGGAGGAGACGCAGTAAAGGTGCAGCATTGCTTAATGACCCAGCAGCTCTTATTGCTGAAGCACTAAAGAGAAAATTCGCCCATCATCGCCACAACAATTCCTCTGACAAAGAGAATTCACTAGATCTCTCACCATTTGGCAGTCCAGAAATGCCAAAG ATTCCTCAGCACACCAGACGCAGCCAGGGACGCATCCACCTGTAA